The Epilithonimonas zeae genome contains a region encoding:
- a CDS encoding alpha-glucuronidase encodes MRYFRLYILLFLMIPLTIFAEDGSQLWLRFPARNGISTEKIISKGNNPTLNVAKKELMNHWQGQEIELRTDKSLKNLKGGYTIKSVQNKLVISAEKEIGLLYGVYHILRLQQTKSGLTNLNITEKPSYDVRILNHWDNLDGTIERGYAGHSLWKWEDLPNAISPRYEEYARANASIGINATVLNNVNASPNMLRKDYLEKVKILADIFRPYGIKVYLSVNFSSPKVLDGLENSDPLNKDVQKWWKDKASEIYKLIPDFGGFLVKANSEGQPGPQDYGRTHADGANMMADVLKPYGGIVMWRAFVYSPSKEDRAKQAYLEFVPLDGKFRDNVIVQIKNGPVDFQPREAFNPLFGALKKTSEMVEFQITQEYLGQANHLVYLAPLFKETLDSDTYSDGKGSTIAKITDGTLRPAKISAISAVANIGEDKNWTGHHFAQANWYAFGRLAWNHDLTSEQIADEWIKMTFTDNEKFLNPVKQMMLTSRETAVDYMMPLGLHHIFAGMHHYGPEPWGDYKGTRADWSPVYYHQANTQGLGFDRTKTGSNAVSQYFPPLNDIYGNIKTTPENLILWFHHVPWDYQMKDGKTLWEELSYKYDTGVKNVRDYQKIWDKMQPYVDEKRFTEVQSKLKIQAKDAVWWKDACLLYFQTFSKMPIPYDIERPLNELEDLKKIKLPMGHHN; translated from the coding sequence ATGCGCTATTTCCGACTGTATATCCTATTATTTCTAATGATTCCATTAACCATTTTCGCAGAAGACGGCAGTCAGCTTTGGCTTCGGTTTCCGGCAAGGAACGGAATTTCGACAGAGAAAATTATTTCCAAAGGAAACAATCCGACTTTGAATGTCGCCAAAAAAGAATTAATGAATCATTGGCAAGGTCAGGAAATTGAACTTCGAACCGACAAATCATTAAAAAATCTGAAAGGCGGTTATACCATAAAATCAGTTCAGAATAAACTGGTCATTTCTGCCGAAAAAGAAATCGGATTGTTGTATGGGGTTTATCATATTTTACGTTTGCAGCAAACAAAATCTGGATTAACAAATCTGAATATTACCGAAAAACCTTCCTACGATGTCAGAATTCTCAACCATTGGGATAATCTTGACGGAACGATTGAGCGTGGTTATGCAGGACATTCGCTTTGGAAATGGGAAGATTTGCCGAATGCAATTTCTCCGAGATACGAAGAATATGCTAGAGCAAATGCCTCAATCGGGATTAATGCAACTGTTCTCAACAACGTGAATGCTTCACCAAATATGCTCCGCAAAGACTATCTTGAAAAAGTAAAAATTCTCGCAGATATTTTCAGACCTTACGGAATCAAAGTTTATTTATCAGTCAATTTTTCGTCGCCTAAAGTTTTGGACGGATTGGAAAATTCTGATCCTTTAAATAAAGATGTTCAAAAATGGTGGAAAGACAAAGCATCAGAAATTTATAAATTAATTCCTGACTTCGGAGGATTTTTAGTGAAAGCCAATTCGGAAGGACAGCCGGGACCGCAGGATTACGGAAGAACGCACGCTGATGGCGCTAATATGATGGCAGATGTCTTGAAGCCTTATGGCGGAATTGTAATGTGGAGAGCGTTTGTGTACAGTCCGAGTAAAGAAGACCGAGCAAAACAGGCTTATCTGGAATTTGTTCCGCTAGACGGGAAATTCAGAGATAATGTGATTGTTCAGATTAAAAACGGACCTGTTGATTTTCAGCCTCGTGAAGCTTTTAATCCACTTTTCGGAGCATTGAAAAAAACTTCCGAAATGGTAGAGTTCCAAATTACTCAGGAATATTTAGGGCAAGCCAATCATCTTGTTTACCTTGCTCCTTTATTCAAGGAAACTTTGGACAGTGATACGTATTCTGACGGAAAAGGTTCTACAATTGCGAAAATTACAGACGGAACTTTAAGACCTGCAAAAATTTCGGCTATTTCGGCAGTTGCCAATATTGGAGAAGATAAAAACTGGACGGGACATCATTTTGCACAGGCCAATTGGTATGCTTTCGGACGTTTAGCTTGGAACCACGATTTGACTTCGGAACAGATTGCCGACGAATGGATTAAAATGACCTTCACTGACAACGAAAAATTCCTCAATCCTGTAAAACAAATGATGCTCACTTCAAGGGAAACGGCGGTAGATTATATGATGCCACTTGGTTTACACCATATTTTTGCCGGAATGCACCATTACGGACCGGAACCGTGGGGTGACTATAAAGGTACGAGAGCAGACTGGTCACCGGTATACTATCATCAGGCAAATACGCAGGGTTTAGGTTTTGACAGAACCAAAACGGGAAGCAATGCTGTTTCACAATATTTTCCTCCACTCAACGACATCTACGGAAATATCAAAACGACTCCCGAAAACCTTATTCTCTGGTTTCATCACGTTCCGTGGGATTATCAGATGAAAGACGGTAAAACTTTGTGGGAAGAACTATCATACAAATATGATACAGGTGTAAAAAATGTCAGAGATTATCAGAAAATCTGGGACAAAATGCAGCCTTATGTTGATGAAAAAAGATTTACCGAAGTTCAATCAAAATTAAAGATTCAGGCAAAAGATGCCGTTTGGTGGAAAGATGCGTGTCTGCTGTATTTCCAGACGTTTTCAAAAATGCCGATTCCTTATGATATCGAAAGACCCTTGAACGAACTGGAAGATTTGAAGAAAATCAAACTCCCAATGGGTCATCACAATTAA
- a CDS encoding glycoside hydrolase family 43 protein gives MKKAKYLFPKDYMADPSVHVFEGKIYIYPSHDRESGIEENDNGDHFDMNDYHVFSLDDVENGEITDHGVVLSVKDIPWSGRQLWDCDVAFKNGKYYMYFPLKDKNDIFRIGVAVSDKPYGPFIPEKHPMLGSYSIDPCIFEENGRHYMYFGGIWGGQLQRYRNNKALESAVIPNDNEPAIPSKVVLLSDDMLEFEEEPKDVLILDENGNPLLHGDKHRFFEASWMHKYNSKYYFSYSTGDTHLICYATGDSPYGPFTFQGEILTPVIGWTTHHSIAEFKGKWYLFFHDSVPSEGKTWLRSMKVIELEYDNDGKIKTIEGLEE, from the coding sequence ATGAAAAAAGCAAAATATCTATTCCCGAAAGATTATATGGCAGACCCGTCCGTACACGTTTTTGAAGGCAAAATTTACATTTATCCATCACACGACCGTGAAAGCGGCATCGAAGAAAATGACAACGGAGACCATTTCGATATGAACGATTATCACGTTTTCTCGTTGGATGATGTAGAAAACGGCGAAATCACAGACCACGGTGTTGTCCTTTCGGTAAAAGATATTCCTTGGTCGGGAAGGCAATTGTGGGATTGTGATGTGGCATTCAAAAATGGAAAATATTATATGTATTTTCCGTTAAAAGATAAAAATGACATCTTCAGAATCGGTGTTGCGGTAAGTGACAAACCTTACGGACCATTTATTCCGGAGAAACATCCGATGTTGGGAAGTTATAGCATCGACCCTTGTATTTTTGAAGAAAACGGAAGACATTATATGTATTTTGGTGGAATCTGGGGTGGACAATTGCAGCGTTACAGAAACAACAAAGCCTTAGAATCTGCAGTAATTCCAAATGATAACGAACCGGCAATTCCTTCAAAAGTTGTTTTATTGAGCGATGATATGCTGGAGTTTGAAGAAGAGCCGAAAGATGTTTTAATTCTTGACGAAAATGGAAATCCATTGCTTCACGGCGACAAACACCGCTTTTTCGAAGCGTCCTGGATGCATAAATACAACAGCAAATATTATTTCTCATATTCTACCGGCGATACGCATTTGATTTGTTATGCCACAGGCGACAGTCCTTATGGTCCCTTTACTTTTCAGGGAGAAATTCTGACGCCTGTCATTGGATGGACAACTCATCACAGCATTGCTGAATTCAAAGGAAAATGGTATCTGTTTTTCCACGACTCTGTTCCGAGTGAAGGAAAAACCTGGCTCAGAAGTATGAAGGTAATCGAATTGGAATATGACAACGATGGTAAAATTAAAACCATTGAAGGTTTAGAAGAATAA